The Planctellipticum variicoloris DNA window GTATGCTGCGCGTCCGTCGGATGGCGGGAGCCGTGGTTCGCCCTCAGCCTCCCGGCGTTGATGATCATCAACGCCACACTGTTCCACGTGCTGCCAGTCGTCGCGACGCGGATCTACTCTCCCGGCGTCACAACGGCGGTCCTCCTGTTTTATCCGGTCGCGGGCTGGGTGTACTACGGAGCGTGGGCCGACGGCGTGCTGACGGCGGCCGTGTGCGTGCAATCAGGCATTTCCGGGGCGTGCCTGATGGCGATGCCGATCGTCCTGATCAAGGTCAAGGGCCACAAAACGTTCGACTTCAAGAACAAGGAATCCGACTGACGTCGTGCGCGAGCGGGACAGGTCCACGGACGCATCGACTGCAACTGTCTGAAGCCAATGCGCTGTCATCTCTTTTCTGACCCATCGCGCCGATGGGACCATCATGAAAGGCGTCACATGCTGAATGCGGCTGAGAATTATGCGGAGTGGTGCGGGTTGTCGGGCCTCTACCTGGCGAATCTGTCGCACGTCGATCGTTACCGGGTCTATGGCAAAGCCCTTTCCCCCGCCGGGCTGACCGTCGCAATCGTCAGCGATTTTCTCGACGATGCTAATCCCGCTCTCGACGTCGACGACTGGCGGACCTATCGGGTCTATGAGTTCGGCCCTGGTAAGACCGAACGAGTCGAGCGGACCGTCGCGGCGCTGCGCGAGATCGGGGCCAACGGCCTGGCCGAGGCCGTCGGTTCATCGCGCAGCAACTCTCCGTTCGAGGCCCTCCAGAGCATGTGGGAGGGAGGAGCGCCCGACATCGACGCGCTCGCGAAGTCGGTGAATGCATTCGATATGGTCGCCTCGCTGCGCAAGTCGCTGGGCCAGGTGCTGCCTGGCCGAAGAGGAAACCCGAATCCGGACGATTCCGAGAGCCCGTCCGCTGCTCC harbors:
- a CDS encoding HXXEE domain-containing protein: MSHEHLLWIALTAYGLHVLEEYELNWRGWASSVLGLPVDWGSFYLVNALVGVLGVCCASVGWREPWFALSLPALMIINATLFHVLPVVATRIYSPGVTTAVLLFYPVAGWVYYGAWADGVLTAAVCVQSGISGACLMAMPIVLIKVKGHKTFDFKNKESD